A part of Aspergillus oryzae RIB40 DNA, chromosome 7 genomic DNA contains:
- a CDS encoding FGGY-family carbohydrate kinase (ribulose kinase and related carbohydrate kinases), translated as MSSIAPSMPYRRPSRQGSRQASRDSRDDIHFHIDHYIGIDVGTGSARACIIDGKGDIVGLASENIGLWQPQQGYYEQSTNDIWRCICVAVQRAISQHNIDPETVRGIGFDATCSLSVFSNVTDEPISVTGPNFDSDRNVILWLDHRPVEETEKVNSTNHNLLRYVGGKMSIEMEIPKVLWLKNHMPKDLFDQCKFYDLADALTHIATGNEKRSFCSVVCKQGYVPVGVDGSVKGWQEDFLAEIGLGDLAQEDFKRMGGVDGVNGDYLSAGELAGTLCEKAASELGLPSGIAIGSGVIDAYAGWVGTVGAKVDLGSEQLSSNAAKNDKTQAFSRLAAVAGTSTCHLAMSPNPVFVPGVWGPYRDTIQPGYWMAEGGQSATGELLKYVIETHPAFNQAVSIAESYNANIYEYLNEHLKEMAHEQQAPSVAYLARHFFFYGDLWGNRSPIADSGMTGSVIGLTSNKSVDGLAIYYYATLEFIALQTRHIVETMNKAGHSLTSIFMSGSQCQNEILVGLIASACGMPVLIPRYIHAAVCHGAAMLGAKAASADADGKTEDLWEIMDRMSKPGKKVVPTNNATEKALLDVKYKVFLEQCYKQQEYRSLVDNAVSSWKST; from the exons ATGTCATCCATAGCACCTTCGATGCCCTACCGCCGACCGTCGCGACAGGGCTCTAGACAGGCATCTAGAGATAGCAGAGACGACATCCATTTTCACATAGACCATTACATCGGTATCGATGTTGGCACCGGCAGTGCCCGTGCTTGTATCATCGATGGCAAAGgggatattgttggtttggCATCAGAGAATATTGGCCTTTGGCAGCCACAACAGGGATACTAT GAACAATCTACAAATGATATATGGCGGTGTATATGTGTAGCTGTCCAGCGCGCTATTAGCCAGCACAACATCGACCCAGAAACCGTACGTGGGATTGGCTTTGATGCAACATGTTCGTTGTCGGTGTTCTCCAACGTTACCGACGAACCTATATCTGTGACGGGACCCAATTTCGATTCGGATCGCAATGTCATCCTTTGGCTAGATCATCGCCCGGTGGAGGAGACGGAAAAGGTTAATTCTACCAATCATAACTTGCTTCGTTACGTTGGTGGGAAAATGTCCATTGAAATGGAGATTCCCAAGGTCCTGTGGCTGAAAAATCATATGCCCAAAGATCTGTTCGACCAGTGCAAGTTCTATGATCTGGCGGATGCACTGACCCATATCGCAACTGGCaatgagaagagaagttTCTGTAGCGTTGTTTGTAAGCAAGGATACGTCCCAGTTGGGGTGGATGGAAGTGTCAAAGGTTGGCAAGAAGATTTCTTGGCCGAAATAGGCCTTGGGGACCTAGCTCAAGAGGACTTTAAGCGAATGGGAGGTGTTGATGGGGTG AACGGCGATTACCTAAGTGCTGGAGAGCTGGCTGGAACCCTTTGTGAAAAGGCGGCCTCCGAATTGGGGTTACCCTCAGGTATTGCTATAGGGAGTGGAGTCATCGACGCTTATGCAGGTTGGGTTGGTACTGTTGGTGCTAAAGTCGACCTCGGATCCGAGCAGCTAAGCTCAAATGCCGCGAAGAACGATAAGACGCAAGCCTTTTCACGCCTAGCAGCCGTTGCCGGTACCTCGACCTGCCATCTTGCAATGTCTCCAAACCCTGTATTTGTCCCTGGTGTTTGGGGCCCCTATCGTGACACGATTCAACCGGGATATTGGATGGCGGAAGGCGGGCAGTCCGCGACTGGGGAGCTCCTCAAATACGTCATTGAGACTCACCCAGCCTTCAATCAGGCGGTCTCGATCGCTGAATCCTATAATGCCAATATTTACGAGTACTTGAACGAACACTTGAAAGAAATGGCACACGAACAGCAAGCCCCAAGTGTGGCTTACCTGGCTCgccactttttcttctatgGCGATCTATGGGGTAACCGTTCTCCGATTGCAGACTCGGGAATGACTGGCTCCGTGATTGGCCTTACAAGTAACAAGTCTGTGGACGGGCTCGCTATCTATTACTATGCTACGCTCGAGTTTATCGCTTTGCAGACGCGCCACATCGTCGAGACCATGAACAAGGCTGGTCATAGCCTTACTTCTATCTTCATGTCCGGATCTCAGTGTCAGAATGAGATCTTGGTCGGCCTCATCGCGTCAGCCTGCGGCATGCCTGTTCTTATTCCCCGGTACATCCACGCTGCCGTCTGCCATGGCGCAGCCATGTTGGGTGCCAAGGCTGCCAGTGCTGATGCTGACGGCAAAACAGAAGATCTATGGGAGATAATGGATCGGATGAGCAAGCCAGGGAAGAAGGTTGTCCCAACAAACAATGCGACTGAGAAGGCTTTGCTTGATGTCAAATACAAGGTATTTCTAGAGCAATGTTATAAGCAGCAAGAGTATCGGAGTCTTGTTGACAATGCTGTGAGCTCATGGAAGTCTACTTGA